A single Comamonas sp. NLF-1-9 DNA region contains:
- a CDS encoding assimilatory sulfite reductase (NADPH) flavoprotein subunit: MTQIADAVLDVLPISREKAQTAADLVQGLDRPALEWLAGFMAGAAARLRADAPQAATPVALAAGTAVQQQLTILYGSQTGNAKRVAERLAGEVQAAGLPVRIVRADAYRTAELKKEQFLYIVISTHSEGDAVEPPDDSRGFHEFLTGKRAPQLPNLSFGVLALGDSSYVDFCGIGRQIDERLAALGAKRVLERADADVDVDYVATPWAAQALQQAKALLGPRQAAASNAASAEVLPLRPAHASWSRERPYLAEVLVNQRIVGSGSQKDVRHIELSLAGSGLHYQPGDALGVWPTQAPELVQRVLEVLKLAADTAVTHGDETLPLSEWLAHRRELTVLTRPFIAALAERGKHAALTALLQPEGSAELARLLNISQLIDVLRAWPTQWSADAIVAALRPLAPRMYSIASSQALVDEEVHLTVALVQFEKEGEARWGVGSRYLSAAEEGAQVPVFIEANERFRLPQDPARDLIMVGPGTGVAPFRAFVQQRQADGATGRNWLFFGNPHRHSDFLYQTEWLQAVKDGALTHLEVAFSRDQSEKVYVQHRLIEHGAEVWQWLQGGAHFYVCGDAERMAGDVQRALAQIAVAHGGKTPEDAADWVKTLLVEGRYARDVY; encoded by the coding sequence ATGACACAGATTGCCGACGCCGTACTCGACGTCCTGCCCATTTCGCGCGAAAAAGCGCAAACCGCCGCCGATCTGGTGCAGGGTCTGGACCGGCCCGCTCTGGAATGGCTGGCCGGCTTCATGGCGGGGGCCGCTGCGCGCCTGCGCGCCGACGCACCGCAGGCCGCCACGCCGGTCGCGCTGGCCGCGGGCACGGCGGTGCAGCAGCAGCTGACCATCCTCTACGGCAGCCAGACCGGCAACGCCAAACGCGTGGCCGAGCGGCTTGCGGGCGAGGTCCAGGCTGCGGGCCTGCCGGTGCGCATCGTGCGCGCCGACGCCTACCGCACGGCGGAGCTGAAGAAGGAGCAATTCCTCTACATCGTCATCAGCACGCACAGCGAGGGCGACGCGGTCGAGCCGCCGGACGACTCGCGCGGCTTTCATGAATTCCTCACCGGCAAGCGTGCGCCGCAACTGCCGAATCTGTCTTTCGGCGTGCTGGCGCTGGGCGATTCCAGCTACGTCGATTTCTGCGGCATCGGTCGTCAGATCGACGAACGCCTGGCCGCCCTCGGTGCCAAGCGCGTACTCGAGCGCGCCGATGCCGACGTAGACGTGGACTACGTGGCCACGCCCTGGGCGGCCCAGGCGCTGCAGCAGGCCAAGGCGCTGCTGGGCCCCAGGCAAGCCGCGGCCAGCAACGCCGCCAGCGCCGAAGTCCTGCCGCTGCGCCCCGCGCACGCCTCCTGGTCGCGCGAGCGGCCCTACCTGGCCGAGGTGCTGGTGAACCAGCGCATCGTCGGCAGCGGCAGCCAAAAGGACGTGCGCCACATCGAGCTGTCCCTGGCCGGCAGCGGCCTGCACTACCAGCCCGGTGATGCGCTCGGCGTCTGGCCCACGCAGGCGCCCGAGCTGGTGCAGCGCGTGCTGGAGGTTCTGAAGCTGGCCGCAGACACCGCCGTCACGCACGGCGATGAGACCCTGCCACTGTCCGAATGGCTCGCACACCGGCGCGAGCTCACCGTGCTCACCCGCCCCTTCATTGCCGCACTGGCTGAACGCGGCAAGCACGCAGCGCTCACGGCCCTGCTGCAGCCCGAAGGCAGCGCCGAGCTGGCCAGGTTGCTCAACATCTCGCAGCTCATCGACGTGCTGCGCGCCTGGCCCACCCAGTGGAGCGCCGATGCCATCGTTGCCGCGCTCCGGCCGCTGGCGCCGCGCATGTATTCCATCGCCAGCAGCCAGGCGCTGGTGGATGAAGAGGTGCACCTGACGGTGGCCCTGGTGCAGTTCGAGAAGGAAGGAGAGGCCCGCTGGGGCGTGGGCAGCCGCTATTTGAGCGCTGCCGAGGAAGGCGCGCAGGTGCCGGTGTTCATCGAGGCCAACGAGCGCTTTCGCCTGCCCCAGGATCCGGCGCGCGACCTCATCATGGTGGGCCCCGGCACCGGCGTCGCGCCGTTTCGCGCCTTCGTGCAGCAACGCCAGGCCGACGGCGCCACGGGCCGCAACTGGCTGTTCTTCGGCAACCCGCACCGCCACAGCGACTTCCTCTACCAGACCGAATGGCTGCAGGCCGTGAAGGACGGCGCGCTCACGCATCTGGAAGTGGCCTTCTCGCGCGATCAGTCTGAAAAGGTCTACGTACAGCACCGCCTGATCGAGCACGGCGCCGAGGTCTGGCAGTGGCTGCAGGGCGGCGCGCACTTCTACGTCTGCGGCGACGCCGAGCGCATGGCCGGCGACGTGCAGCGGGCGCTGGCGCAGATTGCCGTGGCGCACGGCGGCAAAACGCCCGAAGACGCCGCCGACTGGGTCAAGACTCTGCTGGTCGAGGGCCGCTACGCCCGCGACGTTTACTGA
- a CDS encoding sulfate/molybdate ABC transporter ATP-binding protein, with translation MSIEVRHIHKQFGAFTALADVSLAFPDGRLTALLGPSGCGKTTLLRIIAGLEHPDRGQVLLEGEDAAHASVRQRQVGFVFQHYALFKHMTVFDNVAFGLRVKPRRERPSEARIRDKVMELLQLVQLDWLADRRPAALSGGQRQRIALARALAVQPRVLLLDEPFGALDAKVRKELRRWLRRLHDELQVTSIFVTHDQEEALEVADEVVIMNKGRVEQRGAPQAVYDEPATAFVCGFLGHMNLFHGRVQGGQLRSGSMHFALPAGQGSPDASGVAYVRPHEIEIEPCEPQRRPRHERELRVSLHRAQALGPLAQLELTREDTQEIIEVVMPSKEFDRIRARGCQHFIARPQHARVFLG, from the coding sequence ATGAGCATCGAAGTACGTCACATCCACAAGCAGTTCGGCGCGTTCACCGCGCTCGCCGACGTCTCGCTGGCCTTCCCCGACGGGCGCCTGACCGCGCTGCTCGGCCCGTCCGGCTGCGGCAAGACGACGCTGCTGCGCATCATCGCGGGGCTGGAGCACCCGGACCGGGGCCAGGTGCTGCTCGAGGGCGAAGACGCCGCGCACGCCAGCGTGCGCCAGCGGCAGGTCGGCTTCGTGTTCCAGCACTACGCGCTGTTCAAGCACATGACGGTGTTCGACAACGTCGCCTTCGGCCTGCGCGTCAAGCCCCGGCGCGAGCGCCCGAGCGAAGCGCGCATACGCGACAAGGTGATGGAGCTGCTGCAGCTGGTGCAGCTGGACTGGCTGGCCGACCGCCGCCCCGCGGCGCTCTCGGGCGGGCAGCGCCAGCGCATTGCCCTGGCGCGGGCGCTGGCGGTGCAGCCGCGCGTGCTGCTGCTCGACGAGCCCTTCGGCGCGCTGGACGCCAAGGTGCGCAAGGAGCTGCGCCGCTGGCTGCGCCGCCTGCACGACGAGTTGCAGGTGACCAGCATCTTCGTCACGCACGACCAGGAAGAAGCGCTGGAAGTGGCCGACGAAGTCGTCATCATGAACAAGGGCCGCGTGGAGCAGCGCGGCGCGCCGCAGGCGGTGTACGACGAACCGGCCACTGCCTTCGTCTGCGGCTTTCTGGGCCACATGAATCTGTTTCACGGGCGGGTGCAGGGCGGGCAGCTGCGCTCGGGCAGCATGCACTTTGCCCTGCCCGCGGGCCAGGGCAGCCCGGACGCCAGCGGCGTCGCCTACGTGCGCCCGCACGAGATCGAGATCGAGCCCTGCGAGCCGCAACGCCGCCCCAGGCACGAGCGCGAGCTGCGCGTGAGCCTGCACCGGGCGCAGGCGCTCGGGCCGCTGGCGCAGCTGGAGCTCACGCGCGAGGACACCCAGGAAATCATCGAAGTGGTGATGCCCAGCAAGGAGTTCGACCGCATCCGCGCGCGCGGCTGCCAGCATTTCATCGCGCGGCCCCAGCACGCAAGAGTGTTTTTGGGCTGA